In one window of Zygosaccharomyces rouxii strain CBS732 chromosome E complete sequence DNA:
- the SAE2 gene encoding ssDNA endodeoxyribonuclease SAE2 (similar to uniprot|P46946 Saccharomyces cerevisiae YGL175C SAE2 Protein with a role in accurate meiotic and mitotic double-strand break repair phosphorylated in response to DNA damage and required for normal resistance to DNA-damaging agents), with protein sequence MQLQSNLAVLLEFDLNRLLAVQSDVTLLISRRVRELLDRSKELVDEHSTINDKDEDKGDTSIGIVGGDRSNHQVDDGDDSDDFILTQLGEHTGEKIWTHENEDLVTLRAELPKADISSPLKESQSLPDSYNHMKNDSRELDVQVEEDELPSANNNSRKELSQVTKKLCVRFPDNKPVVPRTNFNINPYTGKPWILEDFKRNEDINSVKKRQQNMKAQKIYAEGFPPPEAGRQSLIDKEISKGVENNFYEFENLRDRSHSPPGFGRLDFPNTQERFDDKQKSQNIIFHKTKWRFRKATCNAVPPYEREFLFKNDKLNEIVDDGTFEWNDAELQIYTRK encoded by the coding sequence ATGCAGCTTCAATCAAATCTTGCCGTTCTTCTCGAGTTCGATTTGAATAGGCTATTGGCGGTTCAGAGTGATGTTACGCTGCTGATATCAAGACGTGTACGTGAACTTTTAGACAGGTCCAAAGAATTAGTCGATGAGCATTCTACGATTAATgataaggatgaagataagGGCGATACAAGCATTGGAATAGTTGGAGGAGATCGTTCTAACCATCAAGTGGATGATGGGGATGACAGTGACGATTTTATTTTAACACAATTGGGCGAACATACTGGTGAAAAGATATGGACCCATGAAAATGAGGATTTAGTGACACTACGTGCTGAATTGCCTAAAGCTGATATTAGTTCGCCACTCAAAGAAAGTCAAAGTCTGCCGGATTCCTATAACCACATGAAGAATGATTCCAGAGAACTCGATGTGCAAGTGGAAGAGGACGAACTGCCGTCTGCCAATAATAATAGCAGGAAAGAATTATCTCAAGTTACTAAAAAACTATGTGTTCGATTCCCTGATAATAAGCCTGTTGTACCGCGGACAAATTTTAATATTAATCCCTATACCGGTAAGCCATGGATATTAGAGGATTTTAAAAGGAATGAAGATATTAATTCTGTCAAGAAACGTCAACAGAATATGAAAGCACAAAAGATTTATGCTGAAGGGTTTCCACCACCAGAAGCTGGTAGGCAATCTTTAATagataaagaaataagCAAAGGAGTGGAAAATAATTTCTacgaatttgaaaatttaagAGATAGATCACACTCACCGCCAGGCTTTGGAAGACTAGATTTTCCTAATACACAGGAAAGATTTGACGACAAGCaaaaatctcaaaatatTATATTTCATAAGACTAAATGGAGATTCCGTAAAGCTACTTGTAATGCTGTCCCGCCATATGAGAGGGAATTTTTGTTCAAGAATGATAAACTaaatgaaattgttgaCGATGGGACCTTCGAGTGGAATGATGCTGAATTGCAGATATACACAAGAAAATGA
- the BUD13 gene encoding Bud13p (weakly similar to uniprot|P46947 Saccharomyces cerevisiae YGL174W BUD13 Protein involved in bud-site selection diploid mutants display a unipolar budding pattern instead of the wild-type bipolar pattern), with protein MSLNNYLNDLYGTGSDKSKKKKKSSDKKVKQDSGSQLNITESSQRRFTKNASTFNATKDKTSKPKTLWKNLDTNEVIDRKSSREDHGDVGQVNNKAKLSSGAHAGLQTAEQMDSQITQKELDQRRQIQKSQKSQETVFRDEKGNKIANYEEILNKEEKEKDLREVVRQRRIRELNMGEVQLFMVQNGLTRIPKERTKEQSESFDDPARTFGISSHNHKEPVSLMGRKLYANVYPENRFGISPGCRWDGVDRSNGFERKWFAKQNELNEKKQQEYALREDY; from the coding sequence ATGTCGTTAAATAATTATCTCAATGATCTTTACGGTACAGGAAGTGATAAGtccaaaaagaagaagaagagttcAGACAAGAAGGTTAAGCAGGACTCTGGTAGTCAATTGAACATCACTGAAAGCTCACAAAGAAGGTTCACCAAAAACGCATCTACTTTTAATGCAACTAAGGATAAAACCTCTAAACCAAAGACTCTATGGAAGAATCTAGATACCAATGAAGTGATTGATCGGAAGAGTAGTCGTGAGGATCATGGTGATGTTGGACAAGTGAACAATAAAGCTAAGCTGTCTTCGGGAGCACATGCTGGGTTACAGACAGCTGAACAAATGGATTCACAGATTACACAGAAGGAATTAGATCAACGAAGGCAGATCCAAAAATCTCAGAAGAGCCAAGAGACAGTGTTCAGGGATGAAAAGGGGAATAAAATTGCCAACTATGAAGAAATATTGAACAAGgaggagaaagaaaaagatctTCGAGAAGTTGTTAgacaaagaagaataagagaattgaatatgGGGGAAGTACAGTTGTTTATGGTCCAAAATGGACTTACTAGAATACCGAAGGAAAGAACAAAAGAGCAATCGGAGAGTTTTGATGATCCTGCCAGGACGTTTGGTATTTCATCCCATAATCATAAGGAACCAGTATCACTTATGGGGAGGAAACTTTACGCAAATGTTTATCCTGAGAAcagatttggaatttctcCAGGATGCCGATGGGATGGCGTAGATAGATCAAACGGATTCGAACGGAAATGGTTTGCCAAACAAAATGAACTCAACGAAAAAAAACAGCAGGAATACGCTTTACGAGAAGACTACTAA
- the XRN1 gene encoding chromatin-binding exonuclease XRN1 (similar to uniprot|P22147 Saccharomyces cerevisiae YGL173C KEM1 5'-3' exonuclease involved in mRNA decay evolutionarily conserved component of cytoplasmic processing (P) bodies plays a role in microtubule-mediated processes filamentous growth and ribosomal RNA maturation) — translation MGIPKFFKYIAERWPMILQLIEGQHIPEFDNLYLDMNSILHTCTHGNDDDVTKRLTEEEVFGKIFVYIDHLFHTIKPKKVFYMAIDGVAPRAKMNQQRARRFRTAMDAEKALKKAIENGEEIPKGEPFDSNSITPGTEFMAKLTKNLQYFIHDKITNDSSWRDVKIIFSGHEVPGEGEHKIMDFIRNIRGQGDYNPNTRHCIYGLDADLIMLGLSVHAPHFALLREEVVFGKRGKKSTALEHQNFYLLHISLLREYMELEFEEIADELQFEYDFERILDDFILIMFVIGNDFLPNLPDLHLNKEAFPLLMKTFKEALLHADGYINYNGQINLKTLRLWLHYLSQFELMIFEKNDIDVQWFHQRLENISLEGADQRERSGKKLLVKQQKKIAGYVKPWILDVAAKRYSADIPEEQIPTLKLTDEETKENLDFLKQFAFDLGLFVAHSKSDDRYSLKLDVDAINPQESEEEHEERQRTIRRTLKKYQQAILVEDKEELDKEKETYNARFEDWKDRYYKEKLGFSIHDTEKLTDITENYVEGLQWVLYYYYRGCASWGWYYHYHYAPRISDLQLGLDQILEFEKGIPFTPFQQLMAVLPERSKNLIPAPFRPLMYDEKSPIIDFYPAEVDTDKNGKTADWEAVVLISFVDEKRLQDAMAPLMSKLTPDEKARNTAGTDLIYSFNPQVDDIYKSPLKGLFSDIEHNHCVEREFNPPKVEESQFRYGLLPNAKTGINLLAGFPTLKTLPFTFELLLNETRIFTSPSKRESMVLHMKDIYSENNLSLDVLAKRYMDKVVYTRWPYLMESKLVSISDGENIFESSNSGSGKNSKFINRPLDEGEKRLFRTMAAKLKNEYQSAKAVDVGDVSVIVKVLPGADLVRDARGAYRKSFQNEPKYYPLQLMVETVANEDERYKEKDPVPIDQEFPQGSQVIFLGDYAYGGETTIDGYSNATRLKLTVKKMSMRSEPAIGKERYKIDTALVKYFPSYIVSKRLQLHPLFLSRITSRFMISDQAGKNVNVGITVKFEARHQKVLGYARRNPKGWEYSNLALDLINEYRKLFPKFFNKLATIQGSNMPSIDQLFPELSSEQCAKLLQDVTAWLKSVTEKFVNVSLESDSLTKVSMQAVEDYIEKYSSYLDQTEKKQLAKVPCEAVLDPKSSYALLRSQRFELGDRVVYIQDSGKVPLFSKGTVVGYTTLGMSLSIQVLFDNEIVAGNNFGGRLRTNRGLGLDASFLLNLTNRQFVYHSKASKQVSKKPVSNAAPKQHVVDIKRKRAHDLLSHIKKNDKETEEKSDPVKAAGEKQGKSPEEQGPNFAFVKGANPTLNPDPASMIYNAVLNQYVPNNANFGASGGPKASGIPYQAQPGYPPPPPFVHMPPPPMGMPMPPPYGGPMPPPHMGGFVPPPIPDVAFQGLKIEEKETDGLKQMLQAGASDKPNNGKSANAKLHQGGKPHGGKPHNGKPNGDKPFGSKTGSNGKPTGNGKPGGGNWNKDKDGSSKPHFSKGNPNGNRKFSRGGKSKSKPRTPVGEVST, via the coding sequence ATGGGTattccaaaattctttaaatatATTGCCGAAAGATGGCCTATGATTTTACAACTTATTGAGGGCCAACATATTCCCGAATTTGACAATTTGTATTTGGATATGAATTCTATTCTTCATACTTGTACTCATGGtaatgatgacgatgtAACGAAAAGACtaacagaagaagaagtgTTTGGCAAAATATTTGTCTACATTGATCATTTATTCCACACGATTAAACCAAAGAAGGTTTTCTACATGGCAATTGATGGTGTAGCACCTCGTGCCAAGATGAATCAACAAAGAGCACGTAGATTCAGAACTGCAATGGATGCTGAAAAGGCTTTAAAGAAGGCAATTGAAAACGgtgaagaaattccaaaaggTGAGCCATttgattctaattctaTTACTCCTGGTACTGAATTCATGGCAAAATTGACGAAAAATTTACAGTATTTTATTCACGATAAGATTACGAATGATTCTAGTTGGAGAGATgtaaaaattattttttctGGTCATGAAGTTCCCGGTGAAGGTGAGCATAAGATTATGGATTTTATTAGGAATATCAGAGGTCAAGGTGACTACAATCCTAATACGAGACATTGTATATATGGGCTTGATGCCGATTTGATTATGTTGGGTTTATCAGTACACGCTCCCCATTTTGCACTTTTGAGAGAAGAAGTTGTATTTGGTAAAAGAGGTAAAAAATCTACCGCTTTGGaacatcaaaatttttaccTGTTGCATATTTCATTATTGAGAGAATACATGgaattagaatttgaagagattgCAGATGAATTGCAATTTGAATACGATTTTGAACGTATACTGGATGATTTCATTCTGATCATGTTCGTTATTGGTAACGATTTCTTGCCCAATTTACCGGATCTTCATTTGAACAAGGAAGCTTTCCCCCttttgatgaaaactttcaaagaaGCCCTTTTGCATGCAGATGGTTACATCAATTACAATGGTCAGATAAATTTAAAGACTTTAAGACTTTGGTTACATTACCTTTCTCAGTTtgaattgatgatttttgagaaaaaCGACATTGATGTCCAATGGTTCCATCAAAGACTAGAAAACATTTCTCTTGAAGGTGCAGATCAAAGAGAACGTTCAGGGAAAAAACTGCTGGTTAAACAGCAGAAAAAGATTGCAGGTTATGTGAAGCCTTGGATATTGGATGTCGCAGCTAAGAGATATTCAGCTGACATTCCTGAGGAACAAATACCCACTTTGAAGTTAACTGACGAAGAAACGAAAgagaatttggatttcttgaaaCAGTTTGCCTTTGATTTGGGATTATTTGTAGCACATTCCAAATCTGATGATCGCTATTCTTTAAAGTTAGATGTTGATGCTATAAATCCTCAAGAAAGTGAGGAAGAGCACGAGGAACGTCAAAGGACGATAAGAAgaactttgaagaaatatcAACAAGCAATCCTAGTGGAAGATAAAGAAGAGCTtgataaggaaaaggaaaccTATAATGCAAGATTCGAGGATTGGAAAGATCGTtattacaaagaaaaattagGCTTTAGCATACATGATACTGAAAAATTAACTGATATCACAGAAAATTATGTGGAAGGTTTACAGTGGGTTTTGTACTACTACTATAGAGGCTGTGCCTCTTGGGGTTggtattatcattatcattatgCCCCCCGTATATCTGATTTGCAATTGGGTTTGGATCAAATCTTAGAATTTGAGAAAGGTATCCCCTTCACACCATTCCAACAATTGATGGCTGTTTTGCCTGAAAGATCGAAGAATTTGATCCCTGCTCCCTTCAGACCATTAATGtatgatgaaaaatccCCAATTATTGATTTTTACCCTGCAGAAGTTGATActgataaaaatggtaaGACAGCCGACTGGGAAGCTGTCGTTCTAATTTCATTCGTCGATGAGAAAAGATTGCAGGATGCTATGGCACCACTAATGTCCAAATTAACACCGGATGAAAAAGCAAGAAACACGGCAGGAACTGATTTGATCTATTCATTTAACCCACAAGTAGATGACATTTACAAGAGTCCTTTGAAGGGTCTATTCTCAGACATTGAGCATAACCACTGTGTGGAAAGAGAGTTTAATCCTCCCAAAGTGGAAGAAAGTCAATTCCGTTACGGACTTTTGCCAAATGCCAAGACGGGCATTAATCTGTTGGCTGGTTTCCCAACTTTGAAAACCTTACCTTTCACTTTTGAATTGCTTCTCAATGAAACTAGGATCTTTACAAGTCCTTCAAAGAGGGAGTCCATGGTTTTGCACATGAAGGACATTTATTCTGAAAACAACTTGTCATTAGATGTTTTGGCTAAGAGATACATGGATAAGGTTGTCTATACAAGATGGCCCTACTTAATGGAATCCAAGTTAGTCTCCATTTCTGATGGCgaaaatatttttgaaagcAGTAATTCTGGGTCtggaaaaaattccaagttTATCAACAGACCCCTggatgaaggtgaaaagagaTTGTTTAGAACTATGGCGGCTAAGCTAAAGAATGAATATCAGTCTGCTAAAGCCGTCGATGTGGGCGATGTGTCTGTTATTGTCAAGGTCTTACCAGGAGCAGACTTAGTTAGAGATGCAAGAGGTGCTTATAGAAAAAGTTTCCAGAATGAACCCAAATATTATCCATTGCAGTTGATGGTGGAAACTGTTGccaatgaagatgaaagataTAAGGAGAAGGATCCagttccaattgatcaagaatttCCTCAAGGTTCACAAGTAATATTTTTGGGTGATTATGCTTATGGTGGTGAGACCACTATTGATGGCTACAGCAATGCAACGAGATTGAAATTGACTGTGAAAAAGATGTCCATGAGGTCCGAACCCGCCATTGGTAAGGAAAGATACAAGATTGATACTGCCCTTGTCAAATATTTCCCCTCATACATTGTGTCTAAGAGGTTGCAACTACATCCTCTATTTTTGTCTAGGATTACTTCTAGATTCATGATCAGTGATCAGGCTGGTAAGAATGTCAACGTCGGTATTACTGTTAAGTTTGAAGCCCGTCATCAAAAAGTTTTGGGTTATGCTAGAAGGAACCCCAAAGGTTGGGAATACTCGAACTTGGCTCTCGATTTGATTAACGAATATAGAAAGTTGTTCCccaaattcttcaacaaattggCCACAATACAAGGCAGCAACATGCCCTCCATTGATCAACTTTTCCCTGAACTATCTAGTGAACAGTGTGCTAAGCTCTTGCAAGATGTTACAGCTTGGTTAAAGAGCGTcactgaaaaatttgtgAACGTATCCTTGGAGAGTGATTCTCTAACAAAGGTTTCCATGCAAGCAGTTGAAGATtacattgaaaaatattcttcttactTGGACCAGACAGAGAAAAAACAGCTTGCTAAGGTTCCATGTGAGGCAGTATTGGATCCTAAGTCCTCGTATGCTTTGCTACGTAGTCAGAGATTTGAATTAGGTGATCGTGTTGTTTACATCCAGGATTCCGGTAAGGTACCATTGTTCTCAAAGGGTACAGTGGTAGGTTACACTACTTTAGGTATGTCTTTGTCAATCCAAGTTCTATTCGATAACGAGATTGTTGCAGGTAACAACTTTGGTGGTAGACTCAGAACGAATCGTGGTTTGGGTCTTGATGCCTCATTCCTGCTCAACCTTACAAATAGGCAGTTCGTTTACCATTCCAAGGCATCTAAACAGGTTTCTAAGAAGCCAGTTTCAAATGCTGCACCAAAACAACATGTTGTTGACatcaagaggaagagaGCTCACGATCTTTTGAGTCACATTAAGAAAAATGACAAGGAAACTGAAGAGAAGTCTGATCCTGTCAAGGCTGCTGGTGAAAAACAAGGAAAATCTCCTGAAGAACAAGGCCCAAATTTTGCGTTTGTTAAAGGGGCTAATCCAACTTTGAATCCAGACCCGGCTAGTATGATTTACAATGCTGTTTTGAACCAATATGTACCTAACAATGCTAATTTCGGTGCTTCGGGCGGCCCTAAGGCATCCGGTATTCCGTACCAGGCACAACCAGGTtatccaccaccaccaccatttgTGCATATGCCTCCCCCACCAATGGGTATGCCCATGCCTCCACCATACGGAGGACCTATGCCACCTCCACATATGGGTGGATTCGTTCCTCCACCTATTCCGGATGTCGCGTTCCAGGGCCTAAAAattgaggaaaaagaaactgaTGGATTGAAGCAAATGCTTCAAGCTGGTGCCTCTGACAAGCCTAACAATGGTAAATCCGCTAATGCCAAATTACATCAAGGCGGCAAACCCCATGGCGGCAAACCACACAATGGAAAGCCCAATGGCGATAAACCATTTGGTTCAAAGACCGGCAGCAATGGTAAACCAACTGGTAACGGTAAGCCAGGCGGCGGTAACTGGAATAAAGACAAGGACGGTTCCTCGAAACcccatttttcaaagggAAACCCTAATGGCAACCGTAAGTTTTCTCGTGGAGGTAAATCCAAGTCGAAGCCCAGGACACCTGTTGGCGAAGTGAGTACTTAA
- the NUP49 gene encoding FG-nucleoporin NUP49 (some similarities with uniprot|Q02199 Saccharomyces cerevisiae YGL172W NUP49 Subunit of the Nsp1p-Nup57p-Nup49p-Nic96p subcomplex of the nuclear pore complex (NPC) required for nuclear export of ribosomes) yields MFNFGKPASAGSSASGGLFGQNNNTGNTGLGGGFSFGQPNNNTASGGNTGGGFSFGNQNQGSTTGGGLFGAKPADSGTTGTGFSFGKPAQPNTGGGGLLGGSSGANNTGSGGLFGNTNNSGGGLFGNTNTNNTGGGGLFGNTSSNNNTTGGGLFGGANTNNNNNNTNTGGGSLFGNTNNSTNTGGGGLFGNTNNSTNTNTGSGGLFGSTNTNTGGGGLFGNTSNNNSSTGTGGGLFGSKPAGTSLFGNTNNNSSTTGGGLFGSNAGGSAGGGSSLFGNPSNTSNTNTMGGGLFGSKPAGSSLFGNNPSNAGSGGLFGTQQQQQAPPQAAINSISQLPITTMTRIIDLPPQLRQEIEQLDQYVQRQVQISQHLKADTEEHMELIGSVPRDIAYLLKFESLANQSLAQDLRKLTSIKEITDANLTDTQTFAIILQQLLTPGSKISSMELDKFFHHKLQSYQSKLDEYFRVLSDIESAVNGIDSDVFGSKADGFQGGTSNDSLDVFAVKTGLNALVSTVVEEFQLFMDTAERIAELHQKMKEVTADRLLV; encoded by the coding sequence atgTTCAATTTTGGTAAGCCTGCATCGGCTGGCTCCAGTGCTTCTGGTGGTCTTTTTGGTCAAAACAACAATACTGGTAACACGGGATTAGGTGGAGGATTTAGCTTTGGCCAGcctaataataatactgcAAGTGGTGGTAATACTGGCGGAGGATTTTCATTCGGTAATCAAAACCAGGGATCTACAACAGGAGGTGGGTTATTCGGAGCCAAACCTGCTGACAGCGGCACTACTGGTACGGGATTCAGTTTTGGTAAACCTGCACAGCCTAATACTGGGGGCGGAGGTCTCCTTGGTGGCAGTAGCGGTGCAAATAATACCGGCTCTGGTGGCCTGTTTGGAAACACTAATAACAGCGGTGGTGGACTCTTCGGTAATACCAATACAAATAACACTGGAGGTGGAGGTTTATTTGGGAATACTAGTAGTAACAACAATACAACTGGCGGTGGCTTATTTGGTGGTGCcaatactaataataataataataatacgAACACCGGAGGTGGCAGCTTATTTGGTAATACGAACAATAGCACAAACACCGGAGGTGGTGGCCTATTTGGCAACACAAACAACAGCACGAATACAAATACCGGAAGTGGAGGGTTATTTGGTAGCACCAATACCAACACTGGTGGAGGTGGTCTTTTTGGCAACACTAGCAACAACAATAGTTCTACAGGTACTGGAGGAGGGTTATTTGGCTCTAAACCAGCAGGCACATCGTTGTTTGGTAACACTAACAACAACTCTTCAACGACAGGCGGTGGTCTCTTTGGTAGTAATGCTGGTGGCAGTGCAGGAGGAGGTTCCTCTTTATTCGGCAACCCTAGCAACACTAGCAACACTAATACGATGGGTGGTGGTCTTTTCGGTTCCAAGCCTGCCGGAAGTTCATTGTTTGGTAACAATCCCTCAAACGCCGGTTCTGGTGGACTGTTTGGTAcgcagcagcagcaacaagCACCTCCACAAGCTGCtataaattcaatttctcagCTTCCGATTACTACTATGACAAGAATAATAGATCTTCCCCCTCAACTACGTCAAGAGATAGAACAATTGGATCAATACGTGCAGAGACAAGTGCAAATTTCACAACATTTGAAAGCAGACACAGAAGAACATATGGAGCTAATTGGTTCAGTTCCCAGAGACATTGCATATCTACTAAAATTCGAATCCCTAGCCAACCAATCACTGGCGCAAGATCTAAGGAAATTGACAtctatcaaagaaattacagATGCAAACTTAACAGATACACAGACATTTGCCATAATATTACAACAACTACTGACGCCAGGtagtaaaatttcatcgatGGAGTTGGACAAATTTTTCCACCATAAACTTCAATCTTATCAAAGCAAGTTGGACGAATATTTCCGTGTACTCTCTGACATTGAAAGTGCAGTTAATGGTATCGATAGTGATGTTTTTGGATCTAAGGCCGATGGATTCCAAGGTGGCACTTCAAATGATTCCTTGGATGTTTTCGCAGTGAAAACCGGTTTAAACGCATTAGTTTCTACAGTGGTGGAGGAGTTCCAATTGTTTATGGACACCGCTGAAAGAATAGCAGAATTGCAtcaaaagatgaaagaagTTACGGCTGATCGCCTTCTAGTATAG
- the ROK1 gene encoding RNA-dependent ATPase ROK1 (highly similar to uniprot|P45818 Saccharomyces cerevisiae YGL171W ROK1 ATP-dependent RNA helicase of the DEAD box family required for 18S rRNA synthesis) — translation MDIFRVLTRGASLRKGQKGSAKSADFSMADDTAKKDKKLDDVHITKELDFFHNKRIMKNVENAKKEEKPEESGDESNEDEVIDTIQPRITNEEEAKALRKSYKGNISGNDLIFPIGSFEDLISRFSFDKRLLNNLIDNDFTEPTPIQCEGIPLALHGRDLLSCAPTGSGKTLAFLIPLLQQIIDSKDVQGLKGLIISPTKELASQTFVECVKLSRKIFLDKKRPLQVAILSKSLSAKLRNKVVSDKKYDIIISTPLRLIDLVKNEALDLSNVRHLVFDEADKLFDKTFVEQTDDILSACSDPRLRKSMFSATIPSNVEEIAQSIMTDPVRVIIGHKEGANANIDQRLVYCGNEEGKLIAIRRMVQEGEFKPPVIIFLESITRAKALYHELMYDGLNVDVLHAERTQMQRDKIIERFKTGDLWCLICTDVLARGIDFKGINLVVNYDVPQTAQAYVHRIGRTGRNNRQGKAVTYYTRQDSLAIKPIINVMRQSGCEVAEWMDKISKLSKREKESLRKGKSRVDRNPISTVPKVDKLKRKRRQSMIGASKRRKQQSED, via the coding sequence ATGGACATTTTTAGAGTGCTGACAAGAGGTGCCTCACTTCGTAAGGGTCAGAAGGGTTCTGCCAAATCGGCGGACTTTAGTATGGCAGATGATACTGCAAAGAAGGACAAAAAGCTTGATGATGTTCATATAACTAAGGAGCTTGATTTCTTTCACAATAAGaggataatgaagaatgTAGAAAATGCAAAGAAGGAGGAAAAACCTGAAGAATCTGGCGATGAatctaatgaagatgaggtGATTGATACTATACAACCGAGGATCacaaatgaagaagaagccaAGGCTTTGCGGAAGTCTTACAAGGGCAACATTAGCGGAAATGACCTAATATTTCCAATCGGgtcttttgaagatttaatTTCAAGATTCTCATTCGATAAGAGACTattaaacaatttgatagaCAATGATTTTACTGAACCAACACCTATTCAATGTGAAGGTATTCCATTAGCTCTACATGGTCGTGATTTACTAAGTTGCGCACCCACCGGTTCTGGTAAAACTCTAGCATTTTTAATACCACTTTTACAACAAATCATTGACAGTAAAGATGTGCAAGGTTTGAAAGGTCTCATTATTTCCCCCACCAAGGAACTAGCAAGCCAAACCTTTGTGGAGTGTGTGAAGCTATCTCGAAAAATTTTCCTTGACAAGAAAAGACCATTACAAGTAGccattttatccaaatctCTTAGCGCTAAACTGAGAAATAAAGTCGTTAGTGATAAAAAGTACGATATCATAATCTCAACGCCTTTAAGGTTGATAGATTTGGTTAAAAATGAAGCATTAGATCTTTCCAATGTCAGACACTTAGTGTTTGATGAGGCAGATAAATTATTTGACAAGACATTTGTGGAACAGACAGATGATATTCTAAGCGCTTGTAGTGATCCTAGACTTCGTAAGTCAATGTTTTCGGCTACCATCCCCTCCAATgtggaagaaattgctCAAAGTATAATGACGGATCCCGTAAGAGTTATCATTGGCCATAAAGAAGGTGCCAATGCTAATATCGATCAAAGACTCGTGTATTGTGGTAATGAAGAGGGAAAATTAATTGCCATTAGAAGAATGGTGCAGGAAGGTGAGTTCAAACCACCTGTCATAATCTTTTTAGAATCCATTACGAGAGCCAAAGCGTTGTATCACGAATTGATGTACGATGGTCTTAATGTGGATGTCTTACATGCCGAGAGAACTCAAATGCAAAGAGATAAGATTATTGAGAGGTTTAAGACTGGTGATCTGTGGTGTTTGATCTGTACAGATGTCTTAGCTCGTGGTATTGATTTTAAAGGTATTAATTTAGTGGTTAATTACGATGTTCCACAGACTGCTCAGGCATACGTGCATAGGATTGGTAGAACTGGTAGAAATAATCGCCAAGGTAAAGCCGTTACTTACTACACCAGACAAGACTCGTTGGCAATTAAACCCATTATTAACGTTATGAGACAAAGTGGATGTGAAGTGGCAGAATGGatggataaaatttcaaaattatcGAAGAGGGAGAAGGAATCACTAAGGAAAGGTAAATCTCGTGTGGACCGTAATCCTATTAGTACAGTACCCAAAGTTGATAAACTGAAAAGGAAGCGTAGACAAAGCATGATTGGAGcatcaaaaagaagaaaacagCAATCAGAAGATTAA